One genomic segment of Streptosporangiales bacterium includes these proteins:
- a CDS encoding DUF418 domain-containing protein, with translation MTVNLPRPTTLEARALGPDLARGLMLLFIALANSHYFLPGRSVLGGYPQDGSSLDSAVTWLIATFVDGRAFPMFGLLFGYGVAQIVRRHDALGPRAVRRLLWRRSLMLVLVGVLHAVLLYAGDILTAYGLLLFVGVWLVRWKDHWLLLIALLFFVLGSLPGDGSMTISSEPPDISMLPPDVGTMVVARAKASAFVAFLGPLGFVCPFVVGLWAGRRRILEQPERHRTLLRAGASVGIGAAVLGAQPISLMLAGVVTPPGQQTLELLGPLHDSTGTLGGFGYACLLSLIAARLQARRRPLVDAIAAVGQRSMTCYLAQSVVWAVVFTPFLLDLSDDLTVTTTALLAATTWLVTVALADWMRRTGRRGPFEVLIRRVTYRQRPDRTSRTRVRNLI, from the coding sequence ATGACGGTGAACCTGCCCCGACCGACCACCCTCGAGGCGCGGGCCCTGGGGCCCGACCTGGCACGCGGTCTCATGCTGCTGTTCATCGCCCTGGCCAACTCGCACTACTTCCTGCCCGGCCGATCGGTGCTCGGCGGCTACCCGCAGGACGGCTCGAGTCTCGACTCGGCCGTTACGTGGCTCATCGCGACCTTCGTCGACGGTCGGGCGTTCCCGATGTTCGGGCTGCTGTTCGGGTACGGCGTCGCCCAGATCGTGCGCCGACACGACGCGTTGGGGCCGCGGGCCGTACGCCGGCTGCTGTGGCGACGCAGCCTGATGCTGGTGCTCGTGGGTGTCCTGCACGCGGTGCTGCTCTACGCGGGCGACATCCTGACGGCGTACGGCCTGCTGCTGTTCGTGGGCGTGTGGTTGGTGCGCTGGAAGGACCACTGGCTGCTGCTGATAGCCCTCCTGTTCTTCGTTCTCGGCTCGCTGCCGGGCGACGGCTCGATGACCATCAGCAGTGAACCGCCCGACATCTCGATGCTCCCGCCCGACGTCGGCACCATGGTCGTCGCGCGGGCCAAGGCGTCGGCCTTCGTCGCCTTCTTGGGCCCCCTCGGCTTCGTATGCCCGTTCGTGGTCGGGTTGTGGGCGGGGCGCCGGCGCATCCTGGAACAGCCGGAGCGACACCGGACGCTGCTGCGCGCCGGGGCGTCGGTCGGGATCGGCGCCGCCGTGCTCGGCGCCCAACCGATCTCGCTGATGCTCGCCGGCGTGGTCACTCCCCCCGGCCAGCAGACGCTCGAACTACTGGGCCCCTTGCACGACTCGACCGGGACGTTGGGCGGCTTCGGCTACGCCTGCCTGCTGTCGCTGATCGCCGCCCGGCTCCAGGCGCGCCGACGGCCGCTGGTCGACGCGATCGCCGCCGTCGGTCAGCGGTCGATGACCTGCTACCTGGCACAGTCAGTGGTCTGGGCCGTCGTCTTCACCCCGTTCCTGCTCGATCTCTCGGACGACCTGACCGTCACGACCACGGCACTCCTGGCCGCCACCACGTGGCTCGTCACCGTGGCGCTGGCCGACTGGATGCGAAGAACGGGGCGTCGCGGACCCTTCGAGGTGCTGATCCGGCGTGTCACCTACCGGCAACGGCCTGACCGCACCTCGAGGACTCGCGTCAGGAACCTGATATAG
- a CDS encoding amino acid permease, producing the protein MAPGGETRLRRTLSQRQLVFICLGNVIGAGIYGLVGDMAGQVGGAIWIPFLVALVLAVLTVFSYAELSSKYPRAGGAATYVLQAFRNPFLTFMVTFAMVASAINSASTLSLAAGGYVAEILPIPAVVTAVVLVAGLGGVTILGVRGSARSNTVLTFVELGGLALVIVAAIAAIAVGTGTTANLTDFDATGSSAPGGGAVVAVIAATSLAFFAFIGFEDAANMAEETKDPARACARALVIAILVAAGVYLTISVLTSIVVGGDDLAGSNAPLLEVVRNSPLGVPDTLFTAIAAIAVGNSVLINLMSSSRLLYGMADQKVLHAKLATVHPTRRTPWVASLVAIGAAMVFVFTGEVAVLATTTVTLLLAIFTLVNVSVLVLRRERVEHKHFKAPTVLPVLGALVCVALLTQQEPAVLLRAGVMLLIGAALWAVNHVAVRRRR; encoded by the coding sequence ATGGCCCCGGGCGGCGAGACCCGGCTGCGCCGGACCCTGAGTCAGCGGCAGCTCGTCTTCATCTGCCTCGGCAACGTCATCGGTGCGGGGATCTACGGCCTGGTCGGCGACATGGCCGGCCAGGTCGGCGGTGCGATCTGGATCCCGTTCCTGGTGGCACTCGTGCTCGCGGTGCTCACGGTGTTCAGCTACGCGGAGCTGTCGAGCAAGTATCCGCGCGCGGGCGGTGCGGCGACGTACGTCCTGCAGGCGTTCCGCAACCCGTTCCTCACGTTCATGGTCACGTTCGCGATGGTGGCCTCCGCGATCAACTCCGCGTCGACGCTGTCGCTGGCCGCGGGCGGTTACGTGGCCGAGATCCTCCCGATCCCCGCCGTCGTCACCGCCGTCGTGCTGGTCGCCGGGCTCGGCGGCGTCACCATCCTGGGCGTGCGGGGGTCGGCGAGGTCCAACACCGTCCTGACGTTCGTCGAGCTGGGCGGACTCGCGCTCGTGATCGTCGCGGCCATCGCGGCGATCGCGGTCGGCACCGGCACGACGGCGAACCTCACCGACTTCGACGCGACCGGGTCGTCCGCACCCGGAGGCGGTGCGGTGGTGGCGGTGATCGCCGCCACGAGCCTCGCGTTCTTCGCCTTCATCGGGTTCGAGGACGCGGCCAACATGGCCGAGGAGACCAAGGACCCCGCGCGTGCCTGCGCGCGGGCGCTGGTGATCGCCATCCTGGTGGCGGCCGGCGTCTACCTCACGATCTCGGTGCTGACCTCGATCGTCGTCGGTGGCGACGACCTCGCGGGCTCCAACGCTCCGCTGCTCGAGGTGGTGCGTAACAGCCCGCTGGGCGTTCCCGACACACTGTTCACCGCCATCGCCGCCATCGCGGTCGGCAACAGCGTCCTCATCAACCTGATGTCGAGCTCGCGGCTGCTCTACGGCATGGCGGACCAGAAGGTGCTGCACGCCAAGCTGGCGACCGTCCACCCGACCAGGAGGACGCCGTGGGTTGCGTCGCTCGTCGCCATCGGCGCGGCGATGGTCTTCGTCTTCACCGGTGAGGTCGCGGTGCTCGCGACGACGACGGTGACGCTGCTGCTGGCCATCTTCACCCTCGTCAACGTCTCGGTGCTCGTCCTGCGCAGGGAACGCGTCGAGCACAAGCACTTCAAGGCGCCGACCGTGCTGCCGGTGCTCGGCGCGCTCGTCTGCGTCGCGCTGCTCACCCAGCAGGAGCCCGCGGTACTCCTGCGGGCGGGCGTGATGCTCCTGATCGGGGCCGCGCTCTGGGCGGTCAACCACGTCGCGGTGCGCCGACGCCGCTGA
- a CDS encoding ZIP family zinc transporter produces the protein MAAFWWGTLAASSLIVGGLLAQWLTIPRRLLGLVMGFGVGVLTSAVAYELVEDSFEHSAVGVGLGLLCGAVTFYAGDTLIDRMGGHNRKRTTGHPANSAAPAIVLGIVLDGVPESIVLGLTVVTNGTVGLAVLAAVFLSNLPEAVAATVGLRARRWKAAPVLGLWVAVTLASGLAALLGSVLLESAPGGVVAFVNAFAGGAILTMLADTMAPEAFDNGGRAVGLVTTLGFLAAFLLTALA, from the coding sequence GTGGCGGCGTTCTGGTGGGGGACGCTCGCGGCGTCGTCCCTGATCGTGGGCGGGCTGCTGGCGCAGTGGCTCACGATCCCGCGACGGTTGCTCGGACTCGTGATGGGGTTCGGCGTCGGCGTGCTCACCAGCGCCGTGGCGTACGAACTGGTGGAGGACTCGTTCGAGCACTCGGCCGTCGGCGTCGGGCTCGGCCTGCTCTGCGGGGCCGTGACGTTCTACGCCGGCGACACGCTCATCGACCGCATGGGCGGCCACAACCGCAAGCGCACCACGGGACACCCGGCGAACTCCGCCGCGCCCGCCATCGTCCTCGGCATCGTGCTCGACGGCGTCCCCGAGTCGATCGTGCTCGGGCTGACCGTGGTCACGAACGGCACGGTCGGGCTCGCGGTCCTGGCCGCGGTGTTCCTGTCGAACCTGCCCGAGGCGGTTGCCGCCACCGTCGGCCTGCGCGCCCGTCGTTGGAAGGCGGCACCGGTGCTCGGCCTGTGGGTCGCGGTGACGCTGGCAAGCGGTCTCGCCGCGCTGCTCGGCTCCGTGCTCCTGGAGTCCGCCCCGGGCGGCGTCGTCGCGTTCGTCAACGCCTTCGCCGGCGGCGCGATCCTGACCATGCTCGCCGACACCATGGCACCCGAGGCGTTCGACAACGGCGGCCGCGCCGTCGGGCTCGTCACCACCCTCGGCTTCCTCGCCGCGTTCCTCCTCACCGCACTCGCGTGA
- a CDS encoding antibiotic biosynthesis monooxygenase, whose amino-acid sequence MPELQVIARYTISAGREAEVLALLPTIAAAARTEPGCRAFDAFRQLDDDRRIVLLERYVSGDAFDAHRETTHFKELVLDQLVPLLDSRVIEVYDVAE is encoded by the coding sequence ATGCCCGAGTTGCAAGTGATCGCCCGCTACACGATCTCCGCCGGCAGGGAGGCGGAGGTTCTGGCGCTGCTGCCGACGATCGCCGCGGCCGCCCGCACCGAGCCGGGATGCCGCGCCTTCGACGCCTTCCGTCAGCTCGACGACGACCGCAGGATCGTCCTGCTCGAGCGGTACGTGTCGGGCGACGCCTTCGACGCGCACCGCGAGACGACGCACTTCAAGGAGCTCGTCCTCGACCAACTCGTCCCGTTGCTGGACAGTCGCGTCATCGAGGTCTACGACGTCGCGGAGTAG
- a CDS encoding VOC family protein yields the protein MKDDGTVLVRYIVDDVDAAVAFYTAHLGFGVVMHPAPTFAMLSRGALRLALSEPSGQGGGAQVMPDGRRPEPGGWNRISLPVDDVEADVDRLRAAGVRFRNDVVTGVGGKQVLLDDPSGNPVELFQSTR from the coding sequence ATGAAAGACGACGGCACCGTGCTCGTCCGCTACATCGTCGACGACGTCGACGCCGCAGTCGCCTTCTACACCGCACACCTGGGATTCGGCGTGGTGATGCACCCGGCTCCCACCTTCGCCATGTTGTCCCGTGGTGCGCTGCGGCTCGCACTGTCGGAGCCCAGCGGACAGGGTGGCGGCGCACAGGTCATGCCCGACGGCCGGCGACCCGAGCCGGGCGGCTGGAACCGCATCTCGTTGCCCGTCGACGACGTCGAGGCCGACGTCGACCGGCTGCGCGCGGCCGGCGTGCGCTTCCGCAACGACGTCGTCACCGGAGTCGGTGGCAAGCAGGTGCTGTTGGACGACCCCTCCGGCAATCCCGTGGAGCTGTTCCAGTCCACCCGGTGA
- a CDS encoding alpha/beta fold hydrolase has product MRETELAVPADDGLLVAGTLSVPAGEGPHPAVVLLCPGTLDREGDSRRARTALGRALAGALAAQGVACYRFDRRGIGRTPGDPEAMGFYRQRDDAAAVLRAVAARPEVSTVGAIGYSEAALHAAWLAAHADAAAVVLLGCPARTGRDVLAWAISRWYEDEVPPPGRLALRLLGRSPRQTAGRIADRIEASTGRVTRVYGIRMPPSYREYLGHDPLPDLAAIRVPVLALTGTKDRQVDPADLATITRVVPGPVEACAVPDLTHVLRRVSGHGSLRTYRKQYRRPVDPQLLEQVAIWLAAHLPGGHS; this is encoded by the coding sequence ATGCGGGAGACCGAGTTGGCGGTGCCCGCGGACGACGGTCTGCTCGTCGCGGGGACACTGAGCGTTCCGGCGGGCGAAGGGCCGCACCCGGCCGTCGTGCTGCTGTGTCCCGGCACACTCGACCGGGAGGGCGACTCGCGAAGAGCCCGTACCGCGTTGGGTCGGGCGCTGGCGGGCGCGCTGGCCGCCCAGGGTGTCGCGTGCTACCGGTTCGACCGGCGTGGCATCGGACGGACGCCGGGAGACCCGGAGGCGATGGGGTTCTACCGGCAACGCGACGACGCCGCGGCGGTGCTGCGTGCGGTGGCCGCGCGTCCCGAGGTGAGCACCGTGGGCGCGATCGGCTACAGCGAGGCCGCGTTGCACGCCGCGTGGCTGGCCGCACACGCCGACGCCGCCGCGGTCGTCCTGCTCGGCTGTCCCGCGCGGACTGGTCGGGACGTCCTGGCGTGGGCGATCTCGCGGTGGTACGAGGACGAGGTCCCGCCGCCCGGCCGACTGGCCCTGCGGCTGCTGGGCAGATCGCCACGGCAGACCGCAGGTCGGATCGCGGACCGGATCGAGGCGAGCACGGGCCGGGTGACCCGCGTCTACGGGATCCGGATGCCGCCCTCCTACCGCGAGTACCTCGGCCACGACCCGCTGCCGGACCTCGCCGCGATCCGGGTGCCGGTGCTCGCGCTCACCGGCACCAAGGACCGGCAGGTCGATCCCGCCGATCTCGCCACGATCACCCGAGTCGTCCCCGGCCCGGTCGAGGCGTGCGCCGTCCCCGACCTCACCCACGTCCTGCGCCGGGTGTCAGGCCACGGCTCGCTGCGGACCTACCGCAAGCAGTACCGCCGCCCGGTCGACCCGCAGTTGCTGGAACAGGTCGCGATCTGGCTCGCCGCCCACCTGCCCGGCGGGCACAGCTGA